The Helianthus annuus cultivar XRQ/B chromosome 16, HanXRQr2.0-SUNRISE, whole genome shotgun sequence genome includes a window with the following:
- the LOC110915925 gene encoding transcription factor HHO5 isoform X1, producing the protein MGTLSLDLQPVFIPKSITHFLTELSTVTSVTQKLLHVNDFVNRLESETRKIEAFERELPLCMILINDAIGALKEEAMVLEKSSNVQPVLEEFMPLKNRFVDDDDAKVETAINRKDNGDKKNWLSSTHLWNTNESLNQMVKEKTEEEDGGRATVNENSRLTNSCYIPSVQPNIQIGSTMVAVAPPQHHTYRKQRRCWSNELHRRFVNALQQLGGSQVATPKQIRELMRVDGLTNDEVKSHLQKYRLHTRRIPSSKTNKFCVDVEGRSWMSKSSNSKSGSPDGPLLNGGNNIDDEDDKSENYCWSGNL; encoded by the exons ATGGGCACCTTAAGCTTGGATCTCCAACCTGTTTTTATCCCTAAATCAATCACTCATTTTCTTACAGAATTATCAACAGTCACTAGCGTAACACAGAAGTTATTGCATGTTAACGATTTTGTCAACCGGTTAGAGTCAGAAACGCGTAAAATCGAAGCGTTTGAACGAGAACTTCCCCTGTGCATGATCCTCATTAATGatg CGATTGGTGCGTTGAAAGAAGAAGCAATGGTGTTGGAGAAATCGTCGAATGTACAACCGGTACTTGAAGAATTTATGCCGCTTAAGAACAggtttgttgatgatgatgacgcAAAAGTTGAAACGGCTATAAACCGAAAAGATAATGGTGATAAGAAGAATTGGTTGAGCTCTACACATTTATGGAACACTAATGAGAGTCTTAATCAAATGGTTAAAGAG AAAACTGAGGAAGAAGATGGAGGGCGAGCTACGGTTAATGAAAATAGTCGATTGACTAATTCGTGTTATATACCAAGTGTTCAACCAAACATACAAATTGGTAGCACTATGGTTGCAGTTGCACCACCTCAGCATCATACATATAGGAAACAAAGGAGATGTTGGTCCAACGAGTTGCATAGGCGATTTGTCAATGCGTTGCAACAACTAGGTGGTTCACAAG TAGCGACACCTAAGCAGATTCGCGAGCTTATGAGAGTAGATGGTCTCACCAATGATGAAGTGAAGAGCCATTTGCAA AAATACAGGCTTCATACACGAAGAATTCCATCGTCAAAAACGAATAAGTTTTGTGTTGATGTAGAAGGAAGATCATGGATGTCTAAATCTAGCAATTCTAAATCGGGTTCTCCTGACGGGCCCCTTCTAAACGGTGGGAACAACATTGATGATGAAGACGATAAATCGGAAAATTATTGTTGGAGTGGTAATCTTTAA
- the LOC110915925 gene encoding transcription factor HHO5 isoform X2 has protein sequence MGTLSLDLQPVFIPKSITHFLTELSTVTSVTQKLLHVNDFVNRLESETRKIEAFERELPLCMILINDAIGALKEEAMVLEKSSNVQPVLEEFMPLKNRFVDDDDAKVETAINRKDNGDKKNWLSSTHLWNTNESLNQMVKEKTEEEDGGRATVNENSRLTNSCYIPSVQPNIQIGSTMVAVAPPQHHTYRKQRRCWSNELHRRFVNALQQLGGSQVATPKQIRELMRVDGLTNDEVKSHLQVKIQASYTKNSIVKNE, from the exons ATGGGCACCTTAAGCTTGGATCTCCAACCTGTTTTTATCCCTAAATCAATCACTCATTTTCTTACAGAATTATCAACAGTCACTAGCGTAACACAGAAGTTATTGCATGTTAACGATTTTGTCAACCGGTTAGAGTCAGAAACGCGTAAAATCGAAGCGTTTGAACGAGAACTTCCCCTGTGCATGATCCTCATTAATGatg CGATTGGTGCGTTGAAAGAAGAAGCAATGGTGTTGGAGAAATCGTCGAATGTACAACCGGTACTTGAAGAATTTATGCCGCTTAAGAACAggtttgttgatgatgatgacgcAAAAGTTGAAACGGCTATAAACCGAAAAGATAATGGTGATAAGAAGAATTGGTTGAGCTCTACACATTTATGGAACACTAATGAGAGTCTTAATCAAATGGTTAAAGAG AAAACTGAGGAAGAAGATGGAGGGCGAGCTACGGTTAATGAAAATAGTCGATTGACTAATTCGTGTTATATACCAAGTGTTCAACCAAACATACAAATTGGTAGCACTATGGTTGCAGTTGCACCACCTCAGCATCATACATATAGGAAACAAAGGAGATGTTGGTCCAACGAGTTGCATAGGCGATTTGTCAATGCGTTGCAACAACTAGGTGGTTCACAAG TAGCGACACCTAAGCAGATTCGCGAGCTTATGAGAGTAGATGGTCTCACCAATGATGAAGTGAAGAGCCATTTGCAAGTTA AAATACAGGCTTCATACACGAAGAATTCCATCGTCAAAAACGAATAA